Sequence from the Rhizobium sp. TH2 genome:
CACGCGCTGACCAATGTGACGCTCGGTTGGGGCATCGAGGCCTATCACTGGTTTTTCATGGCGCAGAAGGCACCGTTTCCGGAGAAACTGCTGACGGCGGACCTCAGCTATTACATCGATTACAAGCTCAACAAGAAGGGCGTCGGGCTGGAGATTTTCAGCCCCGAGGCGATGGCCGAATACAAGCGCTGCACGACGCCGGAGCAGATTCATGCGGTCTGCGAGGACTATCGCGCCACCGTCGGCGTCGATCTGGCGATGGATACCGCCGACTACAACGCAAAACGCATGATCGCCTGCCCGGTTCTGGTTCTGTGGGGCAGCAACAGCCATTGCGGCCGCCATTTCAAGCCACTCGAAGCCTGGAGCACATGGGCGCCCGACCTGCGTGGCTGGGACGTGCCGACCGGCCACTATCCCGCCGAACAGCGGGCCGACCTGATCTATGATGCGTTCTGGGATTTCTTCAGTGGTCAGGAACCTGTGGCGGCGGCTTGAGTGACTGCTGTTTCACCGGCCGCGCAAGCGGCCAGTGTCGCTGTCCGCAAACCTCTCCTCCGTCATCCTCGGGCTTGTCCCGAGGATCTGGGACGGAAGATATTTCCGATTGTTATCAGGGATATAGCGAGGGCTCACCAGATCCTCGGGACAAGCCCGAGGATGGCGTTCGGGGTGGTATCACCCGATCGCCCTGATAATCCCCGCCGTCATCTCAGCCGTACCCGCCGTGCCTTTGATGTCCTGCGTCCGCGTCGCGGGGTTGGCAAGCGCCGTGGCAATCGCGTCCTGCATCATCTTCGCCGCTCGCACCGCCTCTGGAATCTTCCTGTTATGGCCCAGCCACTCAATCATCATCCGCGCCGACTCGATCATCGCGAAGGGATTGGCGATGCCTTTGCCGGCAATATCGGGCGCCGAGCCATGGGTCGCCTGCGCCATCGCCAGATTACCCTCGCCTATGCAAAGCCCCGGCGCCATGCCGAGCCCGCCGACCAGGCCGGCGGCCTCGTCGGTGAGGATATCGCCGAACATGTTGGTGGTAACAATGACGTCGAAGCTCTGCGGATCGCGGATCAGGCGCATCGCCATCGTATCGACGATCACTTCGTCGACGGTGACATCCGGGAACTCCTTGGCGACCCGGTGGCATTCCTCGACGAACATGCCGCAACCGAGTTTGAACACCGTGTTCTTGTGCACCAGCGTCAGTCGCTTCTTGCGCTGCTGGGCGATCTCGAAGGCGGCGCGCGCCACCCGTGACGACCCGGCCCGCGTGATCACCCGCACCGAAATCGTCACATCCTCCGTGGGGCGGAACTCGCCGGAGCCGGCGACGACATTGCGGTCGGGCTGGAAGCCTTCGTTGTTTTCGCGCACGATGACCAGGTCGATATCGTCATAGATCGCGCCGAGGCCGGGGAAGGACTTCGTCGGCCGCACATTGGCATACAGGTTGAAGCCCTTGCGCATGATCGGGTGCGGATTGATGGCACCCGGCACTTTCGGATAGGCCTGATGGCCGATCGGCCCGAGGATGAAGCCATCCATCCTGGCCAGCGTCTCCATCGTGCCCTCGGGAAAGGTCGATCCATGCGTGTCGAGCGCGGTGCGGCCGATCGGCATCGGCCGCCAGTCGATTCTGAGCCCCGTCTTGGCGGCTGCGGCACGGGTGACCTCGACGGCAGCGGGCACGATCTCGTGGCCGATATCGTCACCGTTCAATATGCCGATCACGAGATGATGTGACATGGTTCAGTCCTTTCAATCAGACGAAGCGCCAAGGCGGCGCGAGAGAGCTTCAAAAATGCGGAGTGCGAATAGGATGGTCGTCATCACCACGGCGATGCGGGTGATCTGGAAGGCGGTGACAATCGTGGAATCGAGATGCATGGCCGTGGCCGTGAGCACCATTTCGGTGACGCCCGCGGGTGCGAGTGCGAGAAGGCTGGTCACGAAAGGCAGCCCCGTCGCGTAGGACAGCAAGGTGGCAAGACCCGCCGCCGCCGCGAGCAGGAAGGCGGTGACGACCAGCGCCGAGACCGTCACCTGCGACAGGCGCCCAAGCAGTGATCGCCTGAAGCGGCAGCCGAGCCAGCATCCGATCACGATCTGCGCGATGGTGAGCGCAAGTGGTGGAATGGAGAACGGGCCGAGGTCGAGCCCTGCGACAACGGCCGCGATGATGGCGGGAACCAGAAGCCAAGTGTTGGGCAGTCGCAGCCTGCGCACCCAGAAGGCTGCAGCCGTCGAGGCGAGGAATAGCGCCAGCAATGGCCAGATCTCACCCGCGAGTGGCACCAAGACCGGTTGAATGCCCCCATCTGCGCCGAAGATCGTGACCAGGAAAGGCACGGTCGTCACGATTGCCGTAACCCGGATGAGATGAACGACCGCCACGATATCGCCATCGGCTTTCTTCTGATGCGCGACCACGGCCATCTCCACGACGCCTGCCGCGGCGGTCGCGAAGAAAGCGGTCCGGCTGTCGATGCCGGCCAGCCGCCTGAGGATGATCGCCGCGAGCATCGACACGAAGATCATCAGCACGATCGCCAGTGCCATGAAGGGCAGCAGCTTGGCGACAGTCAGGACAACGGCGGGGATGAAGCGCAGGCCAATCGCGAGGCCGACCACGACCTGGCCGATTTCGCGACCATAAGGCACGGCACGCAGCGGCGCGCCTGCCATCGCGGCGATACCGCAAGCCAGTAGTGGACCGAGCAGATAGGGAAGCGGTATCGCCAGCGATCGCGCAAGGAACGCGCCGGCGATACCGATGGCGAGGGTGAGCCCAATCCGGGCAACGGCATCTACCAAGGCTTTCAGCCTTGCGCCACCGCCGTGTTCCCCTCGATCGAGCATCACGATGCTTTCTGCGTCAGCCGATGGAGATCAGTCGCGACGACAGGTCATCGACCGTCTTGAGAGTATCGAGGACGCGCACGAGTTCGATGATCTCGTTGGCCTTGGCGGCTGCCATGCCGGCGAATTCGGCATTCTCGCGGAACTTGCCGGCGACCTCGTCATAGCTCATCGGGAAAGCCGGGCTGCCCTTGCCGAAATCGGCGCGGCCGGAGATCTTGCGGCCATCCGTCAGCGTGATGTCGATCAGAGTCGTCATCAGGTGGTAGCCTGCGGCCTCCGCCTCGTCGTCGATGACGAAATCGACCCTCTCGATCATCGCCTTGACGTCGTCGCGCTCGACTGCCGCATCGGTGAACTCGTTGAGACCCGCGCGACCCTCGAGCAGCAGGATCGCCATGCAGAATTCCATCGAGAATTTCGCCTGAAGCTCGTCCTTGGGACGATGATGGATCAGCGCGTTCGGCATGTTGGAATTGGTGCCCACGCGTACGCGGACGACATCCTCGGCCTTGATACTGTTCGCCTTGATCAGCCGCAGCATCTCGGTCATGCCGGGATGGGTGAGCGAGCCCGACGGATGCGGCTTGATTGAAATGCCCGGCTCGGCGAAGGTCCAGGGCGCCCCGAGCTTGCCATGGATGGCGCTCTGGTCGTAGCCGCCGCCGGCCGCCGAGAAGAAGCCGCGCGGGGCTTCGAGGATCGTCGGCGCCGCCGTCCAGCCGTAGGATGCGAACTGGGCAGCCGCGACGCCGCTTTCCGACGAGCGCCCGGCATGGAAGGGCTTGGTCATCGTGCCGAAATTCTCGCGCAGGCCGGCCGACTGGCTGCCCGCGATCGACAGCGCACGGAGCGTCGTGGCCACGTCGAGGCCCATCAGCTTGGCCGCAGCCGAAGCAGCAGCGAATGTGCCGCAGGTCGCGGTAGCATGAAAGCCGGTCTGGTAATGGCGCGGGTTGATCGCCTCGGCGATCTTGCACTCGACTTCGACGCCGAGATGATAGGCCAACATGAAATCCTTGCCCGATGCCTTGGTCAGCTCGGCGATCGCGAAAGCTGCCGGCAGCGCCGGCGCGGTCGGATGCGTCAGCAGGCCGTAGACCCGGTCCTTGGCGACGGCGAGCTGGGTGTCGTCGTAATCGTCGGCGTGAATGCCGACGCCGTTGACGAAGGCGGCGAAGCGCGGGGAGACCTTGCGGCCAGCGCCGATCACCGTGGCGGCACCATCGGCCAGACCCAGGTCATCGAGGTGGCGGCGTGCCAGTTCGCCGCTCTTGGCAACCGAACCGGACAGAGCTAGGCCAAAGCCATCGAGGATGTGCTTCTTGCCGAGTTCGATGACCTCGGCCGACAAGTTCTCGTATTTCGCATCGACCACGAATTCCGCGACGTACTTCGTCAGCCCGACATCGACAGGGGTTTGTTGGTTCATGCGAAAATCCTCCTCACGCATTTCAAAACTCTGGGAGGACTGTGCAAATCAGATTGTTAATTGTCAACAGTTTTTTGTTTGCAAAGGCGATACGGCGATATTTCTCGCTCGTTTCTCGCATCTTATGAGGGAGTATTGGTGGCCCTCGGCGCAGGAGTGGGCTGGCCCGCCTTGCGGGTCCGCTCGATGCCGTTGAGGATATGGGTGCGCGCCGCGATCAGGCTTTTTACCGGATCGCGCGCTTCGAGTGCATCGACGATGGCGCGATGCTCCTCGTTTGAAATGTGCAGAACGTCGTGGCTGGAAAGGGCACGATAGCGCTGGATATGCAGTTCGCGCACGAAGCTCTGGTAGATCAACTCCAGCCGTTTGTTGCCGGCCATGACAGTGAGCTGTTTGTGGAATTCGAGGTTGACCGGATAATAGACATGGACGTCACCGATCGCGACGATTTCGTCCATCCGCTGCAGCAGCGCGCGGAGAATGGCGATCTGCGCATCGGTGATCCGCTCGGCCAGCATCATCGCCATGCATCCGAACACGCCGGCACGGGCCTCGGAGAGATCCTGCGCCTCGTCATTGGTTAGCGCCCGGATGAAGAAGCCGCGATTGGGGATGATCTCGATCAATCCCATCGCCGCAAGCGCGCTGCAGGCTTCGCGGATCGGCCCGCGGCTGACGCCCAGGCGCTGCGAAAGCCCGTTCTCGTTGACCCGCTCGTTCGGCTTCAGTTCGCCGTCGATGATCATCCGCTCGATCTCGGCCTGCACCACGTTGGCAAGGGAGCGGGTGCGAAGAAAATCAATCGCCGAGATATTTTGCGGTGCGTTTGTTAGGTCTGACATAAGCGGGCCATTGTAACGGGTCCATCGGAAAGGCGTAGGCGCCATGCCATTACTGGCAGGCATCCATGATTTCTCTTACCAGCAATCATATATGTTTGCGACTGCCGACAATTGACACTCCCCGGCTTTATTGGCCTCGCCAAGTGATCAACCCCGCGAGTTCATTTGCGACCCGCCAAGCACCGGCAGCCGGTTGGCCAGGAAGACGACCAGGAAGGACACGGCGAGCAGGATGATGCCGAGCACGCAGATCGCGCCCAGATCGCCGCTTTCGTTGAGGTCGTAGATGATCACCGAAACCAGCTTGGTATTGGCCGTGGTCAGCAGGATGGTGGCCGACAATTCGCGGATCGTACCGACGAAAACGAAGCACCAGGCCGCGACGACGCTTGTCCGGAGCAGCGGCGCCGTGATGTCCCACAGCGTCCTGAGCCGCGAGGCGCCCATGACGCGACCAGCCTCCTCCAGTTCCGGATGCACGCCCGAAAACGCGGATGACATCTGCTGGTAACCGGCAGGCAGTTCAATCGTCATGAAGGCGATCAGCAGGATCCAGATCGTGCCATAGAGCTGGAAAGTCGGGTTGGCATAGCTGAGGAACAGGCCGACGCCGAGCACGATGCCAGGCACCGCCACCGGTGCCGTGGCCAGCACACCGAGGAAGCGCGCGCCCGGTATCGACCGCCGGATGACGAGATAGGACACGACCAGAGCGATCGCGGTGACCGCCGTCGCCGTCAGGAAGCCGAGCAGGAACGTGTTCCATAGCGCCAGCCGCGTTGCCGAGAAATCGAACAACACGAAGTTCCAATGGCTAAGCGTGATCGTATCCCAGTTGATCGGGTCGCCGACCGTGCCGGTGAAAGCCGTCTTGATGATGGCGAGATAGGGAAAGATGATCGTCAGGCTCAGAATGCCGCCGACAAATGCCACGGCAGCCCATTTCCAGCGCCCAAGCTTCGTGATGCGCGGCGTGCCGCTCTTGCCGCCCAGGACGGTATAGCCCTTCCGGCCCAATATGGCCTTCTGCGCGCGCAGCAGCATGATGGTGATGATCAGCAGGGGAAGCGCCGCAGCCGCAGCAAGTCCCAACCGGGGCGGGAACTGGAACAGGCTCCAAATCTTGGTGGTGATGACGTGGAAGCCGGCGGGCAGTGCGAGGATCGCCGGCGAGCCGAACATGGTCAGCGCCTGAAGTATGGCGATCAGCGTGCCGGCGAGCATGGCTGGCAGCACCAGCGGAATGGTCACCTTGCGCAGCGTCGTCATGGAACCGCCGCCGAGAATCGCGGACGCGTCCTCGAGATCGGACGGCACGCGGTCGAGCGCATTGGCCACAAGCGTGAACACATAGGGAAAGGTGAAACAGGCAATCGCGAAGACCAGACCGGAGAACGTATAGATGTTGACCAGATAGGCCGAGGAATCGAGGCCAAGGATCTTGCGGTAGAGAATGTTGACGATGCCGCTATTCGGCGCCGCCAGGATTTCATAGGCGATGGCGCCGAGGAATGGCGGCGTGACGAAGGACGCCGTCACCAGGATTCTTACGATCTTGCGCCCGGGCAGATCAGTCCGGGCGACAAGCCAGGCCATCGGCGTCGCGATGATGCAGGCCAGCACGCCGACGGCGAGCGCCATGCCGATCGCCAGCGCATAGGCCCGAACCAGGGTCGGATCGGCCACCAATGCGACGAAGTTTTCGACCGTGGCGGAGCCATCGGTATCGCTGCGGAAACTGTAATAGGTCAGCCAGAAGAGTGGCAGGAGAACCAAAACGCTCAGGACGAGGGTCAGCAGAGCGAAAGTCGGCCATGAAAGGTCGATGCCGCGGCGCCGACCCTGTACCTGAGCGTTACTGGTCATGATGCATCAAGTCCCGAAAAACTTTTCATAATTAGCCTTGATCGTCGGGATTTCCGGTTCGAGCTTGATCGGATCGGAGTGCAGGACCTTGATCTTGGACAGCGGCGTCCGGTCTGCTTTTTCCTTCACATCGGGATGGAAGGAGCGCAGGCCGCCGAAATCGCTGTTGAGCTGCTGGGCTTCGAGCGAAAAGAGGAAGGCATAGAACAGCTTGGCGGCATTGGGATGCGGCGATTGCTTGAGCACCGCGGCATTTCCGACAGCCAGCGGCGTGCCTTCGTCGGGATAGACGATCTTGATCGGCTTGCCCTCATCGATCAGCCGGAAGACATTGTATTCATTGCCATCGACTTCAAGCGCCCGTTCACCCTGCGCCAGCTTCTTCGGCGGTTCGGTGGAAGACTGCACCTGCATGATTTCCTGGGTGCCGAGCTTTTCGAAAAAGTCCCAGCCGAGCAACTGGCTGAGCACGAAAGTCGAAGTCATGACCGTGCCGCTATAGCCGGGATGGGCCTTGACCATCTTGCCCTTGTACTTGGGATCGAGCAGGTCCGTCCATGTCTTCGGCGCGTCGGCCTCGGACATCAGATCGGTGCGATA
This genomic interval carries:
- a CDS encoding alpha/beta fold hydrolase, whose product is MSQPVTQTKSSRPPFSWEKGQLMEGFRYERVKTSGAEINVAIGGEGPPLLLLHGNPLTHVSWHKIAPALAKSFTLIMPDLRGYGDSSKPDGGEDHSGYSFRSMGQDNAEVMTHFGFDRFQVAGHDRGARVAFRMALDFPDRIERVAALDIVPTHHALTNVTLGWGIEAYHWFFMAQKAPFPEKLLTADLSYYIDYKLNKKGVGLEIFSPEAMAEYKRCTTPEQIHAVCEDYRATVGVDLAMDTADYNAKRMIACPVLVLWGSNSHCGRHFKPLEAWSTWAPDLRGWDVPTGHYPAEQRADLIYDAFWDFFSGQEPVAAA
- a CDS encoding isocitrate/isopropylmalate dehydrogenase family protein, with the protein product MSHHLVIGILNGDDIGHEIVPAAVEVTRAAAAKTGLRIDWRPMPIGRTALDTHGSTFPEGTMETLARMDGFILGPIGHQAYPKVPGAINPHPIMRKGFNLYANVRPTKSFPGLGAIYDDIDLVIVRENNEGFQPDRNVVAGSGEFRPTEDVTISVRVITRAGSSRVARAAFEIAQQRKKRLTLVHKNTVFKLGCGMFVEECHRVAKEFPDVTVDEVIVDTMAMRLIRDPQSFDVIVTTNMFGDILTDEAAGLVGGLGMAPGLCIGEGNLAMAQATHGSAPDIAGKGIANPFAMIESARMMIEWLGHNRKIPEAVRAAKMMQDAIATALANPATRTQDIKGTAGTAEMTAGIIRAIG
- a CDS encoding AbrB family transcriptional regulator encodes the protein MLDRGEHGGGARLKALVDAVARIGLTLAIGIAGAFLARSLAIPLPYLLGPLLACGIAAMAGAPLRAVPYGREIGQVVVGLAIGLRFIPAVVLTVAKLLPFMALAIVLMIFVSMLAAIILRRLAGIDSRTAFFATAAAGVVEMAVVAHQKKADGDIVAVVHLIRVTAIVTTVPFLVTIFGADGGIQPVLVPLAGEIWPLLALFLASTAAAFWVRRLRLPNTWLLVPAIIAAVVAGLDLGPFSIPPLALTIAQIVIGCWLGCRFRRSLLGRLSQVTVSALVVTAFLLAAAAGLATLLSYATGLPFVTSLLALAPAGVTEMVLTATAMHLDSTIVTAFQITRIAVVMTTILFALRIFEALSRRLGASSD
- a CDS encoding MmgE/PrpD family protein, with the protein product MNQQTPVDVGLTKYVAEFVVDAKYENLSAEVIELGKKHILDGFGLALSGSVAKSGELARRHLDDLGLADGAATVIGAGRKVSPRFAAFVNGVGIHADDYDDTQLAVAKDRVYGLLTHPTAPALPAAFAIAELTKASGKDFMLAYHLGVEVECKIAEAINPRHYQTGFHATATCGTFAAASAAAKLMGLDVATTLRALSIAGSQSAGLRENFGTMTKPFHAGRSSESGVAAAQFASYGWTAAPTILEAPRGFFSAAGGGYDQSAIHGKLGAPWTFAEPGISIKPHPSGSLTHPGMTEMLRLIKANSIKAEDVVRVRVGTNSNMPNALIHHRPKDELQAKFSMEFCMAILLLEGRAGLNEFTDAAVERDDVKAMIERVDFVIDDEAEAAGYHLMTTLIDITLTDGRKISGRADFGKGSPAFPMSYDEVAGKFRENAEFAGMAAAKANEIIELVRVLDTLKTVDDLSSRLISIG
- a CDS encoding FCD domain-containing protein gives rise to the protein MSDLTNAPQNISAIDFLRTRSLANVVQAEIERMIIDGELKPNERVNENGLSQRLGVSRGPIREACSALAAMGLIEIIPNRGFFIRALTNDEAQDLSEARAGVFGCMAMMLAERITDAQIAILRALLQRMDEIVAIGDVHVYYPVNLEFHKQLTVMAGNKRLELIYQSFVRELHIQRYRALSSHDVLHISNEEHRAIVDALEARDPVKSLIAARTHILNGIERTRKAGQPTPAPRATNTPS
- a CDS encoding iron ABC transporter permease; this translates as MTSNAQVQGRRRGIDLSWPTFALLTLVLSVLVLLPLFWLTYYSFRSDTDGSATVENFVALVADPTLVRAYALAIGMALAVGVLACIIATPMAWLVARTDLPGRKIVRILVTASFVTPPFLGAIAYEILAAPNSGIVNILYRKILGLDSSAYLVNIYTFSGLVFAIACFTFPYVFTLVANALDRVPSDLEDASAILGGGSMTTLRKVTIPLVLPAMLAGTLIAILQALTMFGSPAILALPAGFHVITTKIWSLFQFPPRLGLAAAAALPLLIITIMLLRAQKAILGRKGYTVLGGKSGTPRITKLGRWKWAAVAFVGGILSLTIIFPYLAIIKTAFTGTVGDPINWDTITLSHWNFVLFDFSATRLALWNTFLLGFLTATAVTAIALVVSYLVIRRSIPGARFLGVLATAPVAVPGIVLGVGLFLSYANPTFQLYGTIWILLIAFMTIELPAGYQQMSSAFSGVHPELEEAGRVMGASRLRTLWDITAPLLRTSVVAAWCFVFVGTIRELSATILLTTANTKLVSVIIYDLNESGDLGAICVLGIILLAVSFLVVFLANRLPVLGGSQMNSRG
- a CDS encoding ABC transporter substrate-binding protein — protein: MWKKTLSAVLFVSALAVSTNASAEAPAPYQITPELEAAAKTEGNVVFYTATDVAVAEKLAELFKSKYPEIAVQVERAGSERVFQRIGQEYSTGIYNADVIETSDAVHFEYFKRQGWLAPMVPQEVADKWPADERDPDGNFAVYRAHLAVMAYRTDLMSEADAPKTWTDLLDPKYKGKMVKAHPGYSGTVMTSTFVLSQLLGWDFFEKLGTQEIMQVQSSTEPPKKLAQGERALEVDGNEYNVFRLIDEGKPIKIVYPDEGTPLAVGNAAVLKQSPHPNAAKLFYAFLFSLEAQQLNSDFGGLRSFHPDVKEKADRTPLSKIKVLHSDPIKLEPEIPTIKANYEKFFGT